Proteins encoded in a region of the Isosphaeraceae bacterium EP7 genome:
- the mfd gene encoding transcription-repair coupling factor, with product MRKTKTAEPAPATELKHLTGLIRGAPGFSGVIDALRQNRGGTLDGAWGSAGPLVAAAVGREAPSTLLVVIPHVGDLDDFREDLGTFAGVGPESFPAWEGSPPQAAAGDEIGGSRLRVLKRLAGALPPKLVVAPMAALLQPVPSREALAGVTRTIKVGDVIAVEELAAWLVGHGMARAEVVEVAGEFSLRGGILDVFAADSPDPVRIEFFGDDVESIRPFDVESQRSLGQHDSFELTAAAPDLAPGSAATASLIDYLPAATWIALLEPNDLSEEGKQYLARVEDPRGHFTVESTFARLIERPSVTLSTLAADSLETTCHLRIESVERFSGELAKVKAELEGASGGERVLIACHNPAEVQRLREVFADSTLAEEGRLYLTVGRIRSGFRMVDAGTLVIGDHELFARTDVRRSTTRRRYESRAIDSFLDLNEGDLVVHVNHGIARYRGLQLVERGPGHSEETLVLEFAEKTKMYIPIAKVDLVQKYVGGGRGEPPLSKIGTSSWEKRKQRVAEAVVDLAGELIDIQAARASQPGHAFPAEDGHYMAEFEAAFPYTETPDQLTAIESLKADMAMPRPMDRLICGDVGYGKTEVAMRAAFKAVDGGKQVAILVPTTILAEQHFRSFSGRMAEFPVTVDVVNRFRPKAKIRETLKRTAAGGVDILIGTHRIVQKDVSFKDLGLVIIDEEQRFGVEDKEWLKSLKTTVDVLTLSATPIPRTLHLSLLGIRDISNLETPPPDRKSIETRILRFDAETIKRAIRREMNRDGQVYFVHNKVFDIETIADRIRSIVPEARVGIVHGQMAGDAIDKAMISFLRKDFDVLLATTIIESGLDIPNVNTIFINDADKYGLADLHQLRGRVGRYKHRAYAYLLLESDRPVTPNAVKRLKAIEEYTELGAGFKIALRDLEIRGAGNILGSEQSGHIESVGYELYCSLLESAVRSMTNKPQEVASDVSVELSWRAYLPKDYVPGPKQKVELYRRLGRTRTLERLADFRQELVDRFGPIPLMGENLLREVELRIMAEHWQIGRVHVEDGYVVLTYHSARRIEALARRHPGHIRVVDDRTAYVPLDEKPRASAIAHALKSLLRPE from the coding sequence ATGCGCAAGACCAAGACGGCCGAGCCGGCCCCCGCGACGGAGCTGAAGCACCTCACGGGATTGATCCGAGGTGCTCCGGGATTCTCCGGCGTAATCGATGCCCTCCGCCAGAACCGGGGGGGGACGCTCGATGGGGCCTGGGGCTCGGCCGGCCCGCTCGTCGCCGCGGCCGTCGGCCGCGAGGCCCCGTCGACGCTGCTTGTGGTCATCCCCCATGTCGGCGACCTCGACGACTTCCGCGAGGACCTGGGCACCTTCGCCGGAGTCGGCCCCGAGTCGTTCCCCGCCTGGGAAGGCTCACCGCCGCAGGCCGCAGCGGGCGACGAGATCGGCGGCAGTCGACTGCGAGTCCTGAAACGGCTGGCCGGCGCACTGCCCCCCAAGCTGGTCGTCGCGCCGATGGCCGCCCTGCTCCAGCCGGTGCCCAGCCGCGAGGCCCTCGCAGGCGTGACCCGGACTATCAAGGTCGGCGACGTCATCGCCGTCGAAGAACTGGCCGCCTGGCTCGTCGGCCACGGGATGGCCAGGGCCGAGGTCGTGGAGGTTGCCGGCGAGTTCAGCCTGCGCGGCGGGATCCTGGACGTCTTCGCGGCCGACTCCCCCGACCCCGTCCGCATCGAGTTCTTCGGCGACGACGTCGAGTCGATCCGCCCCTTCGACGTCGAGAGCCAGCGCTCGCTCGGCCAGCACGACTCCTTCGAGTTGACCGCCGCGGCCCCGGACCTGGCGCCCGGCTCGGCCGCGACCGCCAGCCTGATCGATTACCTGCCCGCGGCGACCTGGATCGCGCTGCTCGAACCCAATGACCTCAGCGAAGAAGGCAAGCAATACCTCGCCCGCGTCGAGGACCCGCGTGGCCACTTTACGGTCGAGTCGACCTTCGCCCGGCTGATCGAGCGGCCTTCGGTCACGCTCTCGACCCTGGCGGCCGACTCGCTGGAGACGACCTGCCACCTGCGGATCGAGAGTGTCGAGAGGTTCTCGGGCGAGCTGGCCAAGGTCAAGGCTGAGCTGGAAGGGGCCTCCGGCGGCGAGCGAGTCCTGATCGCCTGCCACAACCCGGCCGAGGTCCAGCGGCTGCGCGAGGTCTTCGCCGACTCCACGCTGGCCGAGGAAGGGCGGCTGTACCTGACCGTCGGCCGCATCCGGTCGGGGTTCCGGATGGTCGACGCCGGCACGCTGGTCATCGGCGACCACGAGCTGTTCGCCCGGACCGACGTGCGGCGGTCGACCACGCGCAGGCGATACGAGAGCCGGGCGATCGACAGCTTCCTCGACTTGAACGAGGGGGATCTGGTCGTCCACGTCAACCATGGGATCGCCCGCTATCGAGGGTTGCAACTCGTCGAGCGCGGACCCGGCCACAGCGAAGAGACGCTGGTGCTCGAGTTCGCCGAGAAGACGAAGATGTACATCCCGATCGCCAAGGTTGACCTGGTGCAGAAGTATGTCGGCGGCGGCCGGGGCGAGCCCCCGCTGTCGAAGATCGGCACGTCGAGCTGGGAGAAGCGCAAGCAACGCGTGGCCGAGGCGGTCGTCGACCTGGCCGGCGAGCTGATCGATATCCAGGCCGCACGCGCCAGCCAGCCGGGCCACGCCTTTCCCGCAGAAGATGGCCATTACATGGCCGAGTTCGAGGCGGCCTTCCCGTACACCGAGACCCCCGACCAGCTCACCGCCATCGAGAGCCTGAAGGCCGACATGGCGATGCCCCGACCGATGGATCGCTTGATTTGCGGCGACGTGGGATATGGCAAGACCGAGGTCGCCATGCGCGCCGCCTTCAAGGCGGTCGACGGCGGCAAGCAGGTGGCGATCCTGGTGCCGACCACGATCCTGGCCGAGCAGCACTTCCGCAGCTTCAGCGGCCGGATGGCCGAGTTCCCCGTCACCGTCGACGTGGTCAACCGCTTCAGGCCCAAGGCGAAGATCCGCGAGACCCTGAAGCGCACGGCCGCGGGAGGCGTCGACATCCTGATCGGCACCCACCGGATCGTCCAGAAGGACGTCTCCTTCAAGGACCTGGGACTGGTCATCATCGACGAGGAGCAACGCTTCGGCGTCGAGGACAAGGAGTGGCTCAAGTCGCTCAAGACGACCGTCGACGTGCTGACCCTCTCCGCCACGCCCATCCCGCGCACGCTTCACCTGAGCCTGCTGGGCATCCGCGACATCTCCAACCTGGAGACACCCCCGCCCGACCGCAAGTCGATCGAGACCCGGATCCTCCGGTTCGACGCCGAGACGATCAAGCGGGCCATCCGCCGCGAGATGAACCGCGACGGCCAGGTCTACTTCGTCCACAACAAGGTCTTCGATATCGAGACCATCGCCGATCGGATCCGTTCGATCGTGCCCGAGGCCCGAGTCGGCATCGTCCACGGCCAGATGGCCGGCGACGCGATCGACAAGGCGATGATCTCATTTTTGCGCAAGGACTTCGACGTCCTCCTGGCCACGACGATCATCGAGAGCGGCCTGGACATCCCCAACGTCAACACCATCTTCATCAATGATGCGGATAAGTACGGTCTCGCCGATCTACACCAGCTGAGGGGGCGAGTCGGCCGGTACAAGCATCGTGCCTATGCCTATTTGCTGCTCGAATCCGACCGGCCCGTGACTCCGAATGCCGTCAAGCGACTGAAGGCGATCGAGGAGTACACCGAGCTCGGTGCCGGGTTCAAGATCGCCCTGCGTGACCTGGAGATTCGAGGGGCCGGCAATATCCTGGGATCCGAGCAGTCGGGGCATATCGAGAGCGTCGGCTACGAGCTTTATTGCTCGCTGCTGGAGAGCGCCGTGCGGTCGATGACCAACAAGCCGCAAGAGGTCGCCTCGGACGTCTCCGTCGAGCTGAGCTGGCGGGCCTATCTACCCAAGGATTACGTGCCGGGCCCGAAGCAGAAGGTGGAGCTGTACCGTCGCCTGGGTCGGACACGCACCCTGGAGCGACTGGCCGACTTCCGGCAGGAGTTGGTCGACCGTTTCGGGCCGATCCCGCTGATGGGCGAGAATCTTTTGCGCGAGGTCGAGCTGCGGATCATGGCCGAGCACTGGCAGATCGGCCGGGTGCATGTCGAGGACGGCTACGTCGTGCTGACCTATCACAGCGCCAGGCGCATTGAAGCCCTCGCCCGCAGGCATCCGGGGCACATCCGGGTTGTGGACGACCGGACGGCGTACGTGCCGCTGGACGAGAAGCCGCGTGCCTCGGCGATCGCGCATGCGTTGAAATCGCTCTTGCGGCCCGAGTGA
- a CDS encoding fused MFS/spermidine synthase, protein MKGVAGRLLPYALAFSGSLCIMILELVASRLVARHVGASLTVWTSVIGVMLGGICLGNVLGGRLADRVEPSSAVGPIYAISAALTVLCLWVNLAVAWVPDFESLPLFRTIVVVVADFLIPTTVLGMIGPLVAKMAVEQSRKTGSAVGNVYFLGAVGSIVGTFIAGFYLIYLATTTTIVMLVAAGLSILAIGLLKGAAPRLLALATAAVLALGSMQPVTRSLPPLPAPIDFLNPLALVGHVLALLLGIVGLVQLMAARRGYAATQLAEDHFNQGMVADAPMPRLGDLSALSFIASMAFMALEMDAGRMVTRHLGSSIYGWTSVIGVLLGGLSLGNYLGGRIANRITREKQASWLFFVASLMVLSIIVLETPPKRLVWNPIENWFRNQPPDPLFGSVQPVLSRAISMTSFTWPTRVLFVTSLVFLLPAIALGTVSPVVAKLAVDRVRASKRTGAAIGQVYAWGMVGSILGTFLTGFVLIDVLGTKGVILVLAALLAFSATFLGSVLHAAWAGIPLGLCVIAFMPHPWFQAQGVAWGIREEAGKLDTVEDANAYVDESNYYYIKVTNEPDAEGQKRTLVLDNLIHGYFVLDHPERVDYQYEHIYALVSDRVSKSKAKAAGKPAGEVMPLKTMFLGGGAYTFPRYLQHTYHGTEADVAEIDPAVTRANHAALGLPANTPIKTIWGDARTFVERNQTKKQYDIIFGDAFNDFSVPWHLTTLEFNRKLETMLGPDGVYMINIIDMYESDAEAISRAEAEGRSNARRRAVVAVEASAKAKGKTATEDETELARDSAEADPAEVEVLKAKNLKRARSIGGFLAAWVETAKKTFPNVYIYGTDDVPGRGLRETYVVVVSKKPLDLAELGGRDADPRFFHDDKLFEPRPYGPTEMKELEVRSLGIVLTDDYAPVENLLAPVAKTRGEDE, encoded by the coding sequence ATGAAGGGCGTTGCCGGTCGTCTACTGCCATATGCGCTGGCCTTTTCCGGCAGCCTATGCATCATGATCCTGGAGCTTGTGGCCAGCCGCCTGGTCGCCCGCCACGTCGGCGCCTCGCTGACGGTCTGGACGAGCGTGATCGGCGTGATGCTGGGCGGGATCTGCCTGGGCAACGTGCTGGGCGGTCGGCTGGCCGACCGGGTCGAGCCGTCGTCGGCCGTGGGGCCGATCTACGCGATCTCGGCCGCGCTGACTGTGCTCTGCCTGTGGGTCAATCTGGCCGTGGCCTGGGTGCCCGACTTCGAGTCGCTTCCCCTGTTCCGGACGATCGTCGTGGTCGTGGCCGACTTCCTGATCCCGACGACCGTGCTGGGGATGATCGGCCCGCTCGTCGCCAAGATGGCCGTCGAGCAGTCGCGTAAGACCGGCAGCGCCGTGGGAAATGTCTATTTCCTGGGGGCCGTCGGCTCGATCGTCGGCACGTTCATCGCCGGCTTCTACCTGATCTATCTGGCCACGACCACGACCATCGTGATGCTTGTGGCGGCGGGCCTGTCGATTCTCGCCATCGGACTGCTGAAGGGTGCTGCGCCGCGATTGCTTGCCCTGGCCACCGCCGCTGTGCTGGCCCTGGGCTCGATGCAACCGGTGACGAGGTCCCTCCCCCCCCTTCCCGCCCCGATCGACTTCCTGAATCCGCTGGCCCTGGTCGGGCACGTGCTGGCCTTGCTGCTCGGGATCGTGGGCCTGGTCCAGCTAATGGCCGCACGCCGCGGATATGCCGCGACCCAGCTGGCGGAGGACCATTTCAATCAGGGGATGGTGGCCGACGCCCCGATGCCGCGGCTGGGCGACCTGTCGGCGCTCTCGTTCATCGCCAGCATGGCGTTCATGGCGCTGGAGATGGACGCGGGGCGGATGGTGACCCGGCACCTGGGCTCGAGCATCTACGGCTGGACGAGCGTGATCGGTGTGCTGCTGGGCGGGCTCAGCCTGGGCAACTACCTGGGGGGCCGGATCGCCAACCGGATCACCCGCGAGAAGCAGGCGAGCTGGCTCTTCTTCGTCGCCTCGCTGATGGTGCTGTCGATCATCGTGCTGGAGACTCCGCCGAAGCGCCTGGTCTGGAACCCGATCGAGAACTGGTTCCGCAATCAGCCGCCCGACCCGCTCTTCGGCAGCGTGCAGCCGGTGCTCAGCCGGGCGATCTCGATGACGTCGTTCACCTGGCCGACACGGGTGCTGTTCGTGACCTCGCTGGTCTTCCTGCTGCCGGCGATCGCGCTGGGGACGGTCAGCCCGGTGGTGGCCAAGCTGGCCGTCGACCGGGTCCGCGCCAGCAAGCGCACGGGCGCGGCGATCGGGCAGGTCTACGCCTGGGGGATGGTGGGCAGCATCCTGGGGACATTCCTGACCGGGTTCGTGCTGATCGACGTCCTGGGGACCAAGGGAGTGATCCTTGTCCTGGCGGCGCTGCTCGCCTTCTCGGCCACCTTCCTGGGCAGCGTGCTGCACGCGGCCTGGGCGGGAATCCCGCTGGGACTCTGCGTCATCGCGTTCATGCCGCACCCGTGGTTCCAGGCGCAAGGGGTGGCCTGGGGCATCCGCGAGGAGGCGGGCAAGCTCGACACCGTCGAGGACGCCAACGCGTATGTTGACGAGAGCAACTATTATTACATCAAGGTGACCAACGAGCCCGACGCCGAGGGACAGAAGCGGACGCTCGTGCTGGACAACCTGATCCACGGCTACTTCGTCCTGGATCACCCGGAACGCGTCGACTACCAGTATGAGCACATCTACGCCCTGGTATCGGACCGGGTCAGCAAGTCGAAGGCGAAGGCTGCGGGAAAGCCGGCCGGCGAGGTGATGCCGCTCAAGACGATGTTCCTTGGGGGTGGCGCCTACACCTTCCCGCGCTACCTACAGCACACCTACCACGGCACCGAGGCCGACGTCGCCGAGATCGACCCGGCCGTGACCCGGGCGAACCACGCGGCCCTGGGGCTTCCGGCCAACACGCCCATCAAGACGATCTGGGGCGACGCCCGCACGTTCGTCGAGCGGAACCAGACGAAGAAGCAGTACGACATCATCTTCGGCGACGCCTTTAACGACTTCTCCGTCCCATGGCACCTGACAACCCTGGAGTTCAACCGGAAGCTGGAGACGATGCTGGGGCCGGACGGCGTGTACATGATCAACATCATCGACATGTACGAGAGCGACGCCGAGGCGATCAGCCGGGCCGAGGCCGAGGGGCGCTCCAACGCCCGCAGGCGGGCCGTCGTCGCCGTCGAGGCCTCCGCCAAGGCCAAGGGCAAGACGGCCACCGAGGACGAGACAGAGCTGGCCCGCGACTCGGCCGAGGCCGATCCGGCCGAGGTCGAGGTCCTGAAGGCCAAGAACCTGAAGCGGGCCCGCTCGATCGGCGGATTCCTGGCCGCCTGGGTCGAAACGGCCAAGAAGACCTTCCCCAACGTCTATATTTACGGGACAGACGACGTCCCCGGCCGCGGACTGCGCGAGACCTATGTGGTCGTCGTCTCCAAGAAGCCGCTCGACCTGGCCGAGCTGGGTGGCCGCGACGCCGACCCCCGGTTCTTCCACGACGACAAGCTCTTCGAGCCGCGCCCCTACGGCCCGACCGAGATGAAGGAGCTGGAGGTCCGCTCGCTGGGCATCGTCCTGACCGACGACTACGCCCCGGTCGAGAACCTGCTGGCCCCCGTGGCGAAGACCCGCGGAGAAGACGAGTGA
- a CDS encoding TlpA disulfide reductase family protein, translated as MSTATPQPLSNTFWLAIAAGLVVAWLLFLRFFGPEQATGDLEPPQLILETGSRMAEYDWPLQDLEGKPTSLSAFKGKAILLNIWATYCPPCVAEMPSISNVASNPKLKDMAVVCVSTDADPAVLRGWLAGRDLGMTILRADSMPEVFATQMIPVTFLISPAGKIVGKVEGGAQWDHPKSVDALLALTEMKAD; from the coding sequence ATGAGCACCGCCACGCCGCAACCCTTGAGTAACACATTCTGGCTGGCCATCGCCGCGGGGCTGGTCGTGGCCTGGCTGCTATTCCTACGATTCTTCGGCCCCGAGCAGGCCACAGGAGACCTGGAGCCGCCGCAGCTCATCCTCGAGACGGGGTCGAGGATGGCCGAGTACGACTGGCCCCTGCAAGACCTCGAGGGCAAGCCCACGTCGCTCTCGGCCTTCAAGGGGAAGGCGATCCTGCTGAACATCTGGGCCACTTACTGTCCGCCCTGCGTGGCCGAGATGCCCTCGATCAGCAACGTGGCCTCGAACCCCAAGCTTAAGGACATGGCCGTCGTCTGCGTCTCCACCGACGCGGATCCGGCCGTCCTCAGGGGCTGGCTCGCCGGCAGGGACCTCGGGATGACGATCCTGCGGGCCGACTCCATGCCCGAGGTTTTCGCCACCCAGATGATCCCCGTGACCTTCCTGATCTCGCCGGCGGGCAAGATCGTCGGCAAGGTGGAAGGCGGGGCGCAGTGGGACCACCCGAAGTCGGTCGACGCCCTGCTGGCCCTCACCGAGATGAAGGCGGACTGA
- the dprA gene encoding DNA-processing protein DprA, translated as MSDAAEEGPESGAANAQLRDALCLSLVSGVGPSTTRALLERFGTPGKALDASGSALRDVPGVGAKLAERIVAARRELDVDDELAECARVGARVMAKGTDGYPPPLLDIPDPPSLLYMLGTYEPVDQLAVAIVGSRRCTPYGLRIAERLAASLARVGITVVSGLARGIDAAAHRGALKAGGRTIGVLANGLSQIYPPEHEQLAVEVAYTGAVVSEMPIRQGPLAGLFPQRNRVISGLSLGVIVVEATARSGSLSTAKHAMEQNREVFAVPGPVDSLASQGCHRLIRDGARLVETVDDVLEELGPLARVVKASPGSPGVRHPAELSLSDLERSILARLGDTPVGIDELVAASRLGTSQVVATLSVLEMRRLVRRSPGPCFSRC; from the coding sequence ATGTCTGACGCCGCTGAGGAAGGTCCCGAGTCAGGAGCGGCCAACGCCCAGCTACGTGATGCACTCTGCCTGAGCCTGGTCTCCGGCGTGGGGCCGAGCACAACGAGGGCACTCCTGGAGCGATTCGGTACCCCGGGAAAGGCCCTCGATGCATCGGGCTCGGCGTTGCGCGACGTGCCGGGAGTGGGGGCGAAGCTGGCCGAGCGGATTGTCGCGGCCAGGCGCGAGCTGGACGTCGACGACGAGCTGGCCGAGTGCGCTCGCGTGGGCGCCCGGGTGATGGCCAAGGGGACGGACGGCTATCCGCCGCCGTTGCTGGACATCCCCGACCCGCCGTCCTTGCTCTACATGCTGGGGACCTACGAGCCGGTGGACCAGCTCGCCGTGGCCATCGTCGGTTCGAGACGCTGCACGCCCTACGGGCTGCGGATTGCCGAGCGGCTGGCGGCGTCACTGGCCCGAGTGGGGATCACGGTCGTCTCGGGCCTGGCCCGGGGCATCGACGCGGCGGCGCACCGCGGCGCCTTGAAGGCAGGTGGCCGGACGATCGGCGTGCTTGCCAACGGCCTCTCGCAGATCTATCCCCCGGAGCACGAACAGCTCGCTGTCGAGGTCGCCTACACCGGCGCGGTCGTCTCCGAGATGCCCATCCGGCAGGGGCCGCTGGCCGGATTGTTCCCGCAGCGGAACCGGGTGATCTCGGGGCTGAGCCTGGGTGTCATCGTGGTCGAGGCCACGGCGCGGAGCGGCTCATTGTCGACCGCCAAGCACGCGATGGAGCAAAACCGCGAGGTCTTCGCCGTGCCGGGTCCGGTGGACAGCCTCGCCAGCCAGGGCTGCCACCGCCTGATCCGCGACGGTGCCCGCCTGGTCGAGACGGTCGACGACGTGCTGGAGGAGCTGGGACCGCTCGCCCGAGTGGTCAAGGCCTCGCCAGGTTCGCCAGGCGTCCGACATCCCGCCGAGCTTTCGCTGTCGGACCTGGAACGGTCGATCCTGGCCAGGCTGGGCGACACGCCGGTTGGCATCGACGAGCTTGTGGCAGCCTCTCGCCTGGGGACCTCGCAGGTGGTCGCCACCCTCAGCGTGCTGGAGATGCGCCGGCTCGTTCGACGCTCGCCTGGCCCCTGCTTCAGCCGCTGCTAA
- a CDS encoding glycosyl hydrolase, which translates to MLATWIESAAKGRHGGPVRSGIWSSAVVGTHPIETGQEVWLELAIDDVEVGPLPAYWIENKGVNSLWHVPIPPQAVGSRLHYRASAKRGGDETTSSPYQDTMVRPNLPDRTDTGEVLVAPPEGLAGNRMMTARIDDRGSTYDLYFPTVGLHSNIRPAEGEQPQSRSNFRSIVAGLALGQRLEWFAERHTWHAFQHYLGATNVLMTELTWRHGPIRVLATDFVAMGHDLPRTAGGTESPGQYVKRFRVFNDGDEPRQATFGFYVQAEVNGGVGEPGLSWHDGDRALLVSNRGHGHANRKLARDATVEFSLGLDDRGAVHCEPTGPNEALLLRRLDLPAGQSVTVDLLVSGAFTGWRGDLGTYEHWLRPALNWFRSADLDAVEQATAQEWDAYVEPLPSPNFPKPGYAVNLRRSALVAALHCDAQWGAIAAGFDRGLSAYCWPRDAMGAGAALDRAGHPEIGRGVYRWLSRVRGQNRPYSYWYQKYTIDGWPEWESPAVDQTAMIPWGLERHYRRTGDLGFVSANWPMIEQAASVCGGESAHPGLRMIEELNLLSSAGIWDIRFGAFFYSNCAAVAGLRAAARLARILDRAEQAEAWEGLADRIWEQGILRESSPGDPGPGLVDPVSGRFLNARRVSTFRGLWTDRPESLVDRSMDTDISVLGAVIPFGLLPASDPRIRRSVEAILKKNALTVDPNLLTRWSQDPFRPERSGVPIDVPSQDVSSLATLWMARYLLQLGRETGQAAYWLRALAMLDSILNRLGPLGVLLRPTMRVGEIGRRGVAGTAGVWGLHGMILETILDLAGLDYDAIDGVISLKPVLPPSWPQVGMSQVLPCGPISYRFDRPIGGTVHQLTFTSDLTTPARLDIHLTCIGLTSLGPWQSDPEGAEPILDRSNGGLAWTVDLPVGPFEGRWAWG; encoded by the coding sequence ATGCTTGCGACCTGGATCGAATCGGCGGCGAAGGGGCGGCACGGCGGGCCCGTCCGCTCGGGGATCTGGTCGTCGGCCGTGGTGGGGACGCACCCGATCGAGACCGGGCAGGAGGTCTGGCTCGAGTTGGCCATCGACGACGTCGAGGTCGGCCCCCTGCCCGCCTACTGGATCGAGAACAAGGGGGTCAATAGCCTCTGGCACGTGCCGATCCCGCCTCAGGCGGTGGGCTCGCGATTGCACTATCGGGCCTCGGCCAAGCGGGGCGGCGACGAGACGACGTCGAGCCCCTACCAGGACACGATGGTGCGGCCCAACCTGCCCGACCGGACCGACACGGGCGAGGTGCTTGTGGCCCCCCCCGAGGGGCTGGCCGGCAACCGGATGATGACGGCGCGCATCGACGACCGAGGCTCGACGTACGACCTCTACTTCCCCACGGTCGGGCTGCACTCGAACATCAGGCCGGCCGAGGGGGAGCAGCCGCAGAGCCGGTCGAACTTCCGATCGATCGTCGCCGGGCTGGCGCTGGGGCAGCGGCTGGAATGGTTCGCCGAGCGCCACACCTGGCACGCGTTCCAGCATTACTTGGGGGCCACGAATGTCTTGATGACGGAGCTGACCTGGCGACACGGGCCGATCCGGGTCCTCGCCACTGACTTCGTCGCGATGGGCCACGACCTGCCCAGGACCGCGGGCGGCACCGAGTCGCCCGGCCAGTACGTCAAGCGATTTCGCGTCTTCAATGACGGCGACGAGCCCCGCCAGGCCACCTTCGGCTTCTACGTGCAGGCGGAGGTCAACGGTGGCGTGGGCGAGCCGGGCCTTTCATGGCACGACGGCGATCGCGCGCTGCTCGTTTCCAACCGCGGCCACGGCCACGCCAATCGCAAGCTGGCACGCGACGCAACGGTCGAGTTCTCACTTGGCCTGGACGACCGGGGGGCCGTGCATTGCGAGCCGACCGGCCCCAACGAGGCGCTGCTGCTCCGCCGGCTCGACCTGCCGGCCGGGCAAAGCGTGACGGTCGACCTGCTCGTCAGCGGCGCGTTCACCGGCTGGCGCGGCGACCTGGGGACCTATGAGCACTGGCTCCGGCCGGCCTTGAACTGGTTCCGGTCGGCCGACCTCGACGCCGTGGAGCAGGCCACGGCGCAGGAGTGGGACGCCTACGTCGAGCCCCTGCCGAGCCCGAACTTCCCCAAGCCTGGCTACGCGGTGAACCTCCGACGCTCGGCCCTGGTCGCCGCCCTGCACTGCGACGCCCAGTGGGGGGCGATCGCCGCCGGGTTCGACCGTGGCCTGAGCGCCTATTGCTGGCCGCGCGACGCGATGGGCGCCGGCGCCGCGCTCGATCGGGCCGGCCATCCCGAGATCGGCCGCGGGGTCTATCGCTGGCTCTCGCGGGTGCGAGGCCAGAACCGACCCTACTCGTACTGGTATCAGAAATACACCATCGACGGCTGGCCCGAGTGGGAGAGCCCGGCCGTCGACCAGACCGCGATGATCCCCTGGGGCCTGGAACGTCACTATCGCAGGACCGGAGACCTCGGCTTCGTCTCGGCCAACTGGCCGATGATCGAGCAGGCCGCGTCGGTCTGCGGAGGGGAGTCGGCGCACCCGGGCCTGCGGATGATCGAGGAGCTGAACCTGCTCAGCTCCGCGGGGATCTGGGACATCCGCTTCGGCGCCTTCTTCTATTCGAATTGCGCCGCCGTCGCCGGCCTCCGCGCCGCGGCTCGCCTGGCCCGGATCCTGGACCGGGCCGAGCAAGCCGAGGCCTGGGAAGGGCTGGCCGATCGGATCTGGGAGCAAGGAATTCTGCGCGAGAGTTCACCGGGCGACCCCGGGCCCGGCCTGGTCGACCCGGTCTCCGGCCGGTTCCTCAACGCCCGCAGGGTCTCAACCTTCCGAGGGCTGTGGACGGATCGCCCCGAATCGCTGGTCGATCGGTCGATGGACACGGACATCAGCGTCCTGGGCGCGGTGATCCCCTTCGGCCTGCTGCCGGCGTCCGACCCGAGGATTCGCCGGTCGGTCGAGGCGATCCTCAAGAAGAATGCCCTGACCGTCGACCCGAACCTGCTGACTCGCTGGTCGCAGGACCCCTTCCGACCCGAGCGATCTGGCGTCCCGATCGATGTCCCCAGTCAGGACGTCTCCAGCCTGGCCACGCTCTGGATGGCCCGCTACCTGCTCCAACTCGGCCGCGAGACCGGCCAGGCGGCATACTGGCTGCGGGCGTTGGCGATGCTCGACAGCATCCTCAACCGCCTCGGCCCGCTGGGTGTGCTGCTCAGGCCGACGATGCGGGTCGGCGAGATCGGCCGCAGGGGCGTGGCCGGCACGGCGGGCGTCTGGGGCCTGCACGGGATGATCCTGGAGACGATCCTCGATCTGGCCGGGCTCGACTACGACGCAATCGACGGGGTCATCAGCCTCAAGCCGGTTCTCCCCCCCTCGTGGCCGCAAGTCGGAATGTCCCAGGTGCTTCCGTGCGGGCCGATCTCTTATCGATTCGACCGGCCCATCGGCGGGACGGTGCATCAATTGACGTTCACCTCGGACCTGACCACCCCTGCTCGCCTGGATATCCACCTGACCTGCATCGGCCTGACTTCCCTCGGCCCCTGGCAGTCCGACCCCGAAGGAGCCGAGCCGATCCTCGATCGCTCAAACGGCGGCCTCGCCTGGACCGTCGATCTCCCCGTCGGGCCGTTCGAGGGTCGATGGGCCTGGGGTTGA